The Bacillus sp. (in: firmicutes) genome contains a region encoding:
- the ilvD gene encoding dihydroxy-acid dehydratase, translated as MRSDMIKKGIDRAPHRSLLYATGVRAKDLDKPFIGVCNSYVDIIPGHKHLREFAEVVKEAIWEAGGVPFEFNTIGVDDGIAMGHIGMRYSLPSRELIADAAETVINAHWFDGVFYIPNCDKITPGMLMAAVRTNVPSVFVSGGPMEAGVSSKGKTLSLASVFEGVGAYQSGMITKQELDDLEQHACPTCGSCSGMFTANSMNCLMEVLGVALPGNGTIVATSKQRYQLVYEAAKQLIEMVKHDVRPRDIITKQAIDDAFALDMAMGGSTNTVLHLLAIANEAGIDYDLDRINEIAKKVPYLAKISPASDYSIGDVHRAGGISAILKELSDLGVLHDERRTVTGQTLYDNIKNAVILDDQVIRRKENPYRKDGGLSILRGNLAPDGAVIKVGAVDPSIQRFLGEAIVFNSQDEAIKGIENGTVREGHVVVIRYEGPKGGPGMPEMLAPTAQIVGKGLGTKVALITDGRFSGATRGISIGHISPEAAEGGPIAFVENGDPILIDLTQRTIQVLVDQEEWEERKKNWKPFEPKIKSGYLGRYSKLVTSANTGAILKI; from the coding sequence TTATTCCAGGGCACAAACATTTACGTGAATTTGCGGAGGTTGTCAAAGAAGCGATTTGGGAAGCAGGAGGAGTTCCATTTGAATTCAATACAATTGGGGTTGACGATGGGATTGCAATGGGTCACATCGGGATGCGCTATTCACTACCAAGTAGGGAACTTATTGCCGATGCAGCGGAAACAGTTATCAATGCCCACTGGTTTGATGGGGTGTTTTATATCCCGAATTGCGACAAAATCACACCAGGAATGTTAATGGCGGCTGTACGCACCAATGTTCCATCCGTTTTTGTTTCAGGTGGACCGATGGAAGCGGGGGTTTCCTCCAAAGGTAAAACGCTGTCACTCGCATCTGTATTCGAAGGAGTTGGCGCGTATCAATCGGGAATGATCACAAAACAAGAACTGGATGATCTTGAACAACACGCCTGCCCGACATGTGGTTCTTGTTCAGGCATGTTTACAGCTAACTCTATGAACTGCTTAATGGAAGTATTAGGAGTAGCGCTACCTGGCAATGGAACAATCGTAGCTACTTCGAAACAACGATATCAACTCGTGTACGAAGCGGCGAAACAATTAATTGAAATGGTAAAACATGATGTTCGACCACGTGACATCATCACTAAACAAGCGATTGATGATGCGTTTGCTTTAGATATGGCCATGGGAGGCTCAACCAATACGGTCCTTCACTTGTTAGCTATTGCAAATGAAGCGGGAATTGACTATGACTTAGATCGAATTAACGAAATTGCCAAAAAAGTTCCTTACTTAGCGAAAATTAGCCCGGCCTCAGATTATTCTATCGGGGATGTTCATCGAGCAGGTGGAATCAGTGCAATCTTGAAGGAACTGAGTGATTTAGGTGTCTTACATGACGAACGGAGAACTGTCACTGGTCAAACGCTATATGACAATATTAAAAATGCAGTTATTTTAGATGACCAAGTCATTCGTCGAAAAGAAAATCCTTATCGAAAAGACGGTGGATTATCCATATTAAGAGGCAACTTAGCCCCTGATGGAGCTGTCATTAAGGTGGGGGCAGTGGATCCTTCCATTCAAAGATTTTTAGGGGAAGCTATTGTTTTTAATTCGCAAGATGAAGCGATTAAAGGAATTGAAAATGGGACGGTTCGAGAAGGTCATGTAGTGGTCATTCGTTATGAAGGACCAAAAGGGGGACCAGGAATGCCCGAGATGTTAGCCCCTACGGCCCAAATTGTCGGAAAAGGATTAGGAACAAAAGTAGCACTTATTACGGACGGGCGTTTTTCAGGAGCAACACGAGGAATTTCAATTGGACATATCTCTCCAGAAGCAGCAGAAGGTGGTCCAATTGCCTTTGTAGAAAATGGCGATCCAATTCTCATTGATTTAACACAACGAACGATTCAAGTGCTTGTAGATCAAGAAGAATGGGAAGAGCGTAAGAAAAATTGGAAACCATTTGAACCGAAAATCAAATCCGGCTATTTAGGACGCTATTCAAAACTAGTAACATCAGCAAATACAGGCGCGATATTAAAAATATAA
- the ilvB gene encoding acetolactate synthase large subunit, with protein MMTEPKTETWTGAQLLMQCLKEEGVEVIFGYPGGAVLPIYDAIYDTPIKHVLTRHEQGAIHAAEGYARVSGKPGVVIATSGPGATNLVTGITDAMMDSIPLVVFTGQVATQVIGTDAFQEADIMGITTPITKHNYQVRDVHELPRIVKEAFHIATTGRPGPVVIDIPKDISISDGAVDFQGDIYLPGYQPTIHPNFMQLKKVIHVLEKAEKPVLLGGAGVLHAKGANEFVAFAERWNLPVTTTLLGLGSIPGDHPLFLGMAGMHGTFAANRALYECDVLINIGARFDDRLTGNLQHFAPKATVVHIDIDPAEIGKNVPTAVPIVADAKETLKQLLQMEGQIPSYDSWLHHLKDYELEFPLWYEANENILMPQQLVELVHKITNGEAIVTTDVGQHQMWAAQYFRMKYPHRWVTSGGLGTMGFGFPAAIGAQLASKEATVVSLTGDGGFQMTFQELAVVKEMNLPVKIVIFNNYSLGMVRQWQQLFYQERYSHSLIPVQPDFVKLADAFGIKGYRITNPCEAESILQEALLSDEPVVVDCLVKRDENVYPMIAPGKGIHEMVGVKR; from the coding sequence ATGATGACGGAACCGAAAACAGAGACGTGGACTGGAGCCCAGCTGTTAATGCAGTGCTTAAAAGAAGAAGGAGTAGAAGTGATTTTTGGGTATCCAGGTGGAGCCGTTTTACCAATCTACGATGCGATTTACGATACGCCAATCAAACATGTTCTGACACGTCATGAGCAAGGGGCCATTCATGCGGCAGAAGGATACGCTCGAGTTTCCGGAAAACCAGGGGTAGTCATTGCGACTTCAGGACCAGGAGCAACCAATTTAGTAACCGGAATTACGGATGCGATGATGGATTCGATTCCATTGGTCGTTTTTACTGGTCAAGTGGCCACGCAGGTCATTGGGACGGATGCCTTCCAAGAAGCAGATATTATGGGAATTACGACTCCGATTACTAAACATAATTATCAAGTTCGAGATGTACATGAATTACCACGGATTGTGAAAGAGGCGTTTCACATCGCTACTACCGGTCGCCCAGGACCAGTTGTCATTGATATTCCAAAAGACATCTCGATTTCTGATGGTGCGGTAGATTTTCAAGGAGACATTTATTTACCTGGTTACCAGCCAACCATTCATCCAAATTTTATGCAACTGAAAAAAGTCATTCATGTCCTTGAAAAAGCGGAAAAACCGGTCTTGCTCGGTGGAGCCGGAGTTCTTCATGCCAAAGGGGCAAACGAATTTGTTGCATTTGCTGAGCGTTGGAATCTTCCTGTGACCACTACATTATTAGGTCTTGGAAGTATTCCAGGAGACCATCCACTCTTTTTAGGAATGGCAGGGATGCACGGTACGTTTGCGGCAAATCGTGCACTGTATGAATGCGATGTGTTAATTAACATTGGTGCACGTTTTGATGATCGATTAACAGGTAACTTACAACATTTTGCCCCAAAAGCAACGGTTGTCCATATAGATATCGATCCAGCAGAAATAGGGAAAAACGTTCCAACTGCAGTTCCAATTGTGGCCGATGCTAAGGAGACGTTGAAACAACTGTTACAAATGGAAGGTCAGATTCCTTCGTATGACTCATGGCTTCATCATTTAAAAGACTATGAACTTGAATTCCCACTATGGTATGAAGCAAATGAAAATATCTTAATGCCGCAACAGCTTGTGGAACTAGTCCATAAAATTACGAACGGTGAGGCCATCGTTACAACAGATGTCGGTCAACACCAAATGTGGGCCGCCCAATATTTTCGAATGAAGTATCCTCATCGTTGGGTTACATCCGGTGGTTTAGGAACTATGGGGTTCGGGTTCCCAGCAGCGATTGGAGCACAATTAGCTTCAAAAGAAGCAACGGTTGTGTCGTTAACCGGAGATGGTGGATTTCAAATGACGTTCCAAGAATTAGCTGTTGTAAAAGAAATGAATTTACCGGTTAAAATTGTCATCTTCAATAACTATTCGTTAGGAATGGTACGCCAATGGCAACAGCTCTTTTATCAAGAACGATACTCCCATTCATTAATTCCAGTACAGCCGGATTTTGTCAAGCTAGCTGATGCCTTCGGTATTAAAGGTTATAGAATTACCAATCCATGTGAAGCAGAATCCATTTTACAAGAGGCGCTTTTATCAGACGAACCGGTAGTCGTTGATTGCCTCGTTAAACGTGATGAAAATGTCTACCCAATGATTGCACCAGGAAAAGGAATTCACGAAATGGTGGGGGTGAAAAGATGA
- the ilvN gene encoding acetolactate synthase small subunit — protein MKRIITALVNNRSGVLNRVTGVMSKRQFNIESITVGLTETDGVSRMTFVVHVEDDRKLEQLIKQLNKLIDVLKVSDITDQSIVARELALIKVISNPQVRSEIGGIIEPFRASIIDVSRDSVTVQVTGDSEKIEALIELLKPYGIKELARTGLTAFPRGSQKPTTQVKQVSLI, from the coding sequence ATGAAGCGAATCATCACGGCGTTAGTGAACAATCGAAGTGGCGTCCTTAATCGCGTTACAGGTGTTATGAGTAAACGCCAATTCAATATCGAAAGTATCACGGTTGGGCTAACGGAAACAGACGGTGTTTCACGGATGACGTTTGTCGTTCACGTAGAAGATGATCGGAAGCTGGAACAATTGATTAAGCAGCTAAACAAATTAATTGATGTCTTAAAAGTGTCAGATATTACGGATCAATCCATTGTTGCCCGTGAACTAGCGTTGATAAAAGTGATTAGTAATCCTCAAGTCCGAAGTGAAATTGGTGGCATTATTGAACCATTTCGGGCCTCCATCATTGATGTCAGTCGAGATAGCGTCACGGTCCAAGTAACGGGTGACTCTGAAAAAATTGAGGCCTTAATTGAATTGTTAAAACCGTATGGCATTAAAGAGCTTGCGAGAACGGGTCTTACCGCCTTTCCGCGTGGTTCACAAAAGCCTACTACTCAAGTGAAACAAGTATCTTTAATATAA